ATTTGCGTTATATATCCATATTGAATACTTCCTTCCATGGTAGCGATAAAAACTTAATTTCTAGGCTGTTTTTACTGCAATGTACTGATTCTATGATTTCAGCTAAGGTTGTTTTGTGGTGACGAATATCTGGAAACGGATGATTGCTTTTATAACTGATTAATAATTTCTTGATTTCAGTAATATTTATAAGGGTTTCTTTGGTTTCGTTGATAAGTAATTGTTGTTTTAATATAGCGGATTTTAAAGATTTTTCATCACGTTCCAATTCTTGGATTTTATTATGGATTAGTTCTTTTTCTTGCTTAATAAACTCACTGGAAAGCAGACCATCTAGGTATTTATCTTTCTTTAATTTTAGTAGTGTTAGGGTGGTTTCTAGGTGCAATAAAGTTTTTTCTTGTTCATGAATATTAATATTTATAGCCTCGTTGTGCTTTAGAAGCTTGTTTTCTATTAAGCTGAACTGTTTTTCTTCTGATAAAGAAAGAATTATTCTGGAAACTTCTGCTTCTAATTTTAAGGTGCTGAAGTGGCTATTTTTGCATTTCTTACCTATATTTTTTGAACCTGTACATCTGTAATAAAAATATTTTTTATTATGTCTG
This genomic window from Candidatus Margulisiibacteriota bacterium contains:
- a CDS encoding zinc ribbon domain-containing protein; this translates as MSRTNLLLTKKVFCLWCGSPLAPSHTINRHNKKYFYYRCTGSKNIGKKCKNSHFSTLKLEAEVSRIILSLSEEKQFSLIENKLLKHNEAININIHEQEKTLLHLETTLTLLKLKKDKYLDGLLSSEFIKQEKELIHNKIQELERDEKSLKSAILKQQLLINETKETLINITEIKKLLISYKSNHPFPDIRHHKTTLAEIIESVHCSKNSLEIKFLSLPWKEVFNMDI